The segment ACCATCGATAGCCAGTGCAGAGATGTTCTGGTCAAGGGTTGTCATCTGCTTCCTCTGGCGATCTGAGACCTCAGTTTCAGGGAACAGCACGATGACCCTGATGTTGTCAAGACCGTAGAATGCATGAGCAACAGCGCTTCCTGTGTCTCCGGAGGTCGCTGTAAGGATGGTCAGTTCCTTGTTCTCTTTCTTGAGATAGTACTGCATGAGCCTTGCCATCATGCGGGCTGCGAAATCCTTGAAGGAAGCAGTTGGGCCACGGTCGAGCCTCATGATGTAAGTGTTCTCATTTACCTCTTCAAGTGGTACATCATAATCGTAGGCATCATAGGTTATTGCCTTCAGGGATTCCTCATCGATCTCACCTTCAAGTATCTTTTTGAGCAGCTGGAAAGCAATTTCCGGATATGGCTCATCCTTTAAGGCTGTAAGTTCTTCCCCTGAGAAATATGGAAGTGTCTTTGGCATGAAAAGGCCTTTGTCAGGTGCAAGGCCGGTGATAAGTGCAGTTTCAAAATTTACTTCTTCTGCCTGGAGATTAGTGCTGTAGAGTTTCATATTATCAGGACTCTTGTTTTGATCCGCTGGTTGTATTAATTCGTTATCTAGTGATCTAAGAATAAATGATACTGATAAGTTTAGTTTCTGAACGTTAATTCGATGTATCCTATATAAGCATAATTACATGCAGGTATATTTATGGGCTTTTCTTTCCTTAAGGTCATTGGACTCCTGGACCAGTAAGATCATCCCATCACTATCTGCACCACAGTCGGATATTTTCTCATGATGGAATAGGCAATGCTTTTCCCAACCCAGAGCCTTCCCTTGTTAAAACTGCGGGACTTGCTGAGCTCACCCAGTATCTGCAGGGCTCTGGCAGCGTTTTCATCACTGAGAAAGCTGCTATCCGCAACGCGGTTGTCCAGAAAGAAAAGGATGGGGAGGCGAAGTTTTCCATGCAGCTCTGCCGGGAGTTGCTCTTCAAGGACACTCAGGATATTTTTGTCGAATAGATGTTTATCGCCACCTTTTGTTTCTGAAGATGGAATCTCCTCTTTAAGCAATTGTGATAGCGGTTTTCTCTCAGCCACTATCTCCTTATTGATCTTACCGATCTCAACTCTCATCCATCTCATAAGAGCGGAGTCGTCCGAATCCGGCAGTCTTCCTGACATGTCGATCACCTGAATTGTTATGAAATGCACATCGAATGTTGCGATCCGCCACCATTACCATTGAACTATATGGTCTTCTTCGGATTAATTACTGATGCTTTTCATTGGAGAAAAAAAATTAACAGAACACAAACAGCTAATGAAAATGTACCCGGGAAAAACGAAGATAATTATATCAGGTCAACCTATAAATTATCAGAACTGGAGAAATGTTCACACACAAACTGAACATAGGGGAGATGGAGTTATTTGAAATTAACAATGGTAATTCCCACTTACTGGGGAAGGGAAAGTAGCATAGGATGGCTTGAAGGTGATGCGGTCTACGATCATGCAACACCACTGGATCACGAGGGGACACTTGGAAGAGCCATAGAAAGCACGGCAGTCCTTGAGGATAATGATTTTGAACTGGTGATACTGGTCGCTCCGAATAATGACGAGATCACGAAACAGGTCGAACAAAAAGTGAGTGATATCATCAAAACCTCCTCGACCAATGGTATCAACGTTCACATGTTCGGTCCGTCCCATCTTGAAAAGCTTCATGATGAGCTTAAGGATGCAGGTATGGGTGGCTACTGCGACCTGCTTTCATTGAGAGGTTACTCCAACATAAGGAACATGTGCCTTTTCATTCCTCACATAATGAGCTCGGATGTTGCACTATTGATCGACGATGATGAAGTCTTCGAAGACCCTGAGTTCATTTCCAAAGCAAAAGAGTTCATAGGTAATCATCATGAAGGAAAGTTTATCGATGCAGTTGCCGGCTACTACCTGCAACCAGATGGAGAATACCTTGTCAGCGTTCCTGATGAGCCATGGACCCAATACTGGGATAAGAATGTCTCTATGAACAAGGGCTTTAAGCAAGTGATCGGCACAGCACCGAGGCTCAAGGAAACTCCATTCGTATTCGGAGGGAACATGCTCATCCACAGGAACCTTTTCATGAAAGTCCCGTTCGATCCAATGGTACCACGGGGAGAGGACATTGATTACCTGATGAATGCCCGGATGTTCGGCCATTCATTTATGCTCGACAACGAACTTGCAATCAGGCACCTTCCGCCGGCAAAATCACACCCGACCTGGAAAAGGGTAAGGGAAGACATTTACAGGTTTGTCTATGAGCGGGCAAAGCTCATGAGCCAGAAAGAGAACGATGGCATGCTGTTGCTGTCTGCAGAGGACATGGGATACTATCCCGGCAATTTTCTGGGGGACGATCTTGAGGAGAAGATAGCAAATGCATGCCGCCTGTTGTCTGAAGAATATCTGGCCAGCGGAGATACTGTGGGAAGTGAGGAAGCTCTCAGGAACATTGAACTATCACTTGACGATGCTGTCCCGGATTTTGAACCCTTCAGGCACCTGTGCAAGTTGAAGAACAGATGGAGTGAACTGATGACCTATATCGCCGAAAGGGACGAAATGAGCTCGGTACTTTCTGAGATGAGGCTGGAAGATGCTTCACTTTTGCTGGCCTGTGAATCCTGATCCAGAGCCTGAACCCTACGATGAATCTTTACTGTGGATCGGGAAAATATAACAAACCTCTCAACAAATCCTTATAGACCTTTGTTGTAAGGAGAGATGATGCCAAGCTACAAGTTGATGGTACAGGATGTAATTAAAAAAGCTGATGTCCTTCTCGAGGTAGTGGACGCCCGCTTCCCGGATGAGACAAGGAACAGCGAGGTCGAACGCGATGTGAAGCGTTCACGCAAACCACTGATAATCGTGCTGAGCAAATGCGATCTCGTCTCAAAGGAAACCCTGGAGAAAAGCAAATCCCGCCTGTCAAAGATAGCACCCACGGTCTTCGTTTCCAGCAAGGAACGATACGGAACCACCATGCTCAGGCACAAGATCCTTGAAATTGCCGACATACAGGGCCGTGAGATCCTCATCGGATGCCTTGGCTATCCAAACACCGGCAAGTCCTCGGTGATCAACGGGGTGGCCGGGAAAGGGAAAGCCAGCACATCATCCATCTCCGGACATACCAGAGGAGTACAGCGTGTCAAAGCCGGCTCACGTATTGTTTTCCTTGACACTCCCGGAGTCATACCCTTTGATGAGTTTGACGAATACAGGCAGGGCCTTCTTGGAGTGAAGGATGCCACACACCTGAGCGACCCTG is part of the Methanococcoides methylutens MM1 genome and harbors:
- a CDS encoding GTPase produces the protein MPSYKLMVQDVIKKADVLLEVVDARFPDETRNSEVERDVKRSRKPLIIVLSKCDLVSKETLEKSKSRLSKIAPTVFVSSKERYGTTMLRHKILEIADIQGREILIGCLGYPNTGKSSVINGVAGKGKASTSSISGHTRGVQRVKAGSRIVFLDTPGVIPFDEFDEYRQGLLGVKDATHLSDPEGVAMKIIENACEKNKPALEEFYKIEIGNEDVYEILELIGLKLNYLKKKGEVDEFRAAVRIINDWQQGKLLI
- a CDS encoding glycosyltransferase → MKLTMVIPTYWGRESSIGWLEGDAVYDHATPLDHEGTLGRAIESTAVLEDNDFELVILVAPNNDEITKQVEQKVSDIIKTSSTNGINVHMFGPSHLEKLHDELKDAGMGGYCDLLSLRGYSNIRNMCLFIPHIMSSDVALLIDDDEVFEDPEFISKAKEFIGNHHEGKFIDAVAGYYLQPDGEYLVSVPDEPWTQYWDKNVSMNKGFKQVIGTAPRLKETPFVFGGNMLIHRNLFMKVPFDPMVPRGEDIDYLMNARMFGHSFMLDNELAIRHLPPAKSHPTWKRVREDIYRFVYERAKLMSQKENDGMLLLSAEDMGYYPGNFLGDDLEEKIANACRLLSEEYLASGDTVGSEEALRNIELSLDDAVPDFEPFRHLCKLKNRWSELMTYIAERDEMSSVLSEMRLEDASLLLACES
- a CDS encoding DUF61 family protein, with amino-acid sequence MSGRLPDSDDSALMRWMRVEIGKINKEIVAERKPLSQLLKEEIPSSETKGGDKHLFDKNILSVLEEQLPAELHGKLRLPILFFLDNRVADSSFLSDENAARALQILGELSKSRSFNKGRLWVGKSIAYSIMRKYPTVVQIVMG